The Chryseobacterium oranimense genome contains the following window.
TTTTACCTTTTAAAAGTCCTTTCTGAACCCCCTGATCGTATCGGTAGGCAAAATTATAGCTGAAAACCCGGTCGATGTAACCTTTCATAATGGCAGGCATTCCTGTCCACCAAATCGGATAAATGAATGTGATAAATTCTGCGTTGGTAATAAAATCCTGTTCCGTTTTTACATCATCTGAAACCTTTCCTGCACGCTGACCCTGCATATCTGCCAATGAAAGGACAGGATCAAATCCGATTTTGTTGAGGTCCCTTATTTCTATTTCATGGTTTTCTTTTTCCAGGCTTTCAACTACGGTTTGAAGAAGGCTGCTGTTTAAACTGTTTTCGTTGGGATGTGCGTAAATGATTAAGTGTCTCATTGCTTTTTGTTTTAAATTTTATAAGACAAATGTAGAGCAACGCAGACCGCAAAAATTGTAAGAAAACGAAAGGTGTTATGCTGACCCGGAACGGCAGATATCATCCTGGAATTTTAGATACCGGGACGGGGAGAGGTTGATAAAGTGTTTAAAATCACGGATAAGCTGGCTCTGGTCATAATATCCGCATTCGTCAATTATGTTGAACCATTCGATTTTTCTCTGGTGAAGCAGCTCTTTTTCCATGATGGTGATGGCCTTGAGAAAACGGTTATAGCGGATAAGTTCTTTTGATGAATATCCGAACTGTGTTTTATGTTTCAGCTGAATGGTTCTTTCACTCTGGTTGGTTTGGCTGGCAATCGCTTTAATAGGATTCAATCCGGGATCTTTAAAATGATTGAGCAGATGGATGATCTCATCCTGATTTTGAAGGTAAGGTTTGCAGAATTCAAGAACGTGATTGGTTTTCTCTTCCGGAGATGGAAAAACGGACATCTGATGCCAGAGCTCTGTAAAGCAATTATCATGAAGAATTTCGTTGGGGTGTGTTCCATTTGCAGTCACAATGGCTTTGCCAAAAAACCTGTAGAAAGCATCATCTTTAAAATTGGCTACCAAAATAGAAGTTCCTGACGGCAGTGTATAATCAAAGGCCTGACGTACTGGTCCCAAAACAATGCACTTATTGACCTCAACGGTATTCTTTTCCTGAGTTGTCATAAAGGCATTTTCACCAAAACAAAACAGCATAATAGTCTGGTAGGAGGGAAGGAGGGTTTTTGTAACCGGATCGGGCGAACTGTTTTCTGCGTAATAAAAATAGGTGAATATGCTCTCAAACTCTTTGGGAACCGGGATTTTAAGCTGGCGGTATTCCGGATGTAGTTCCTGCATAGGATGATTTAATTTAATATTTTCTCCATTTTATAGTTGATAAGATCAATTCCTTTTACATTGACGGTTTGTTCTTTTAGTATCTTAAAACCCATATTTTCAAAGAAAGGTTTGGCAGTTTTGCTGGCATAGGCAGTCAGGAACTTCTGTTTCTGATACCTGGCCTCCTGCTCTATAAAGGTATACAATTTTTTTGCGATTCCCTGACGCTGGAAGTTTTTATGAACGAATAAAAGGTCAATATAATTTCCGTCCATGGTGCAGAACCCGGCGATCTGTTCATTAATTTCTGCAATGAGTACCAACTGGTTTTCTATAACGTTGTTCCATCTCTCCTCATTGCCGGCTCCGGATTTCCAGGCACTGATCTGATCATTATCGTAATCTTTTTTGCAGACAGAAGTAATGGTTTCTGTGAAAAGCCGTTTCATTTCCGCAAGGTCGGTGCTGTTTCCTTTCCTGATGATCATGGTTCACAGATATATTTTGCTATGTACAGTTTCTGCTGTTCCTCAGTCAGTAACGGATAAAACAGGTTCATCTGTATCAAGGCATAATGCTTTATCGCTTCATCTTTTTCAAGTTTAAAAGCAAGGTTGTTATGGATGATCCAGTTGTCTGCAATAATAAAGATCTGTGTAGTCAGACCTCTGATTATAAAATCCGGAATATCTTCTATAAAAATGCCGTCTTTCTGAAAACCTTTGAAGATCTCCTGAAACTCATCTTTTCTGCTGATATTAATAGATTCATACTGAGATTCTATAGCCGGAATATGTTTTAGGATATCAAAGAAATTCATGAAGATAAAGCGGAAGGAATAAAAAACTTCGTAAGTGGAAAATGTAAAGTGATACAGATCTTCCAGTGTCTTATTCTCTATTTTCTGCAGATTGTTCAGTAAATCGTCCATTTTAAGGACCAGCTCAGAAAAAAGGATCTTGATAATATCTTCCGAATGTTTAAAATGGTAATGCAGATTTCCCGCACTTATATTTAGTTCTGCAGCAATGTGCCTTGTAGTGATGTTATTGTAGCCCTTTTCATTGAACAGCTCCATTGCTTTTGAAAGTATCTTGTCCTTTGTTTTCATTGTTCAAATATAAGAGAGTTTAAATCATATTTCAAAATTAGAACAATTGTTCTAATTTTAATATATTTGTTTTCTCAAATCAATAAGAATGAAAGGGAAAGAAATGTTCAATTACGAAGCGGTTGAAAATCAGGATTCTAAAAAAGGGAAAGATACAGAGGAGATCTTTGTGAAAATTTTGCAGATCATTGTAGGCTTCATCATGGCCGTACTTCATATGTAATGAAGAGCAAAATTTCATACTGGTTTCTGCTGGGCCTTATGATCTGGCTAATTGTTGTTTTTCTGAGAAAGAAGGGAATTTTTATTCCGGTAATCAGTAATCACCTGACAGATTTCATTACAGTTCCGATGTATGCTTACCTGATAGAATATCTGATGAACAATGTGCTGAAATACCAGTGGAAACCGGATATTAAGTTTATACTGAGCTCAGTTATCTATCTTTCATTGCTGTTTGAGGTTATCTGCCCGATGCTTTCAGGAAAATTTACCGGGGATATTCTGGATGTTGCAGCTTATCTGCTGGGAGGGTTAGTTTACTATTTCTTTAAATATATTTTTAGTTATAAGTAACCTGTTACTGATCCAGTTTAATGATAGATCCTTTATAAAACTTTGTCAGGTCATACAGTTCCCCGAAATACCGATGCAGGTCAGAATCATTGTTTATATATAATCTCTTAGCCCGGAACTGCTCTTCAGCAAGAGCATATAAAG
Protein-coding sequences here:
- a CDS encoding NAD(P)H-dependent oxidoreductase; protein product: MRHLIIYAHPNENSLNSSLLQTVVESLEKENHEIEIRDLNKIGFDPVLSLADMQGQRAGKVSDDVKTEQDFITNAEFITFIYPIWWTGMPAIMKGYIDRVFSYNFAYRYDQGVQKGLLKGKKAVIINTHGKSHEEYERIGMDKALTLTSDNGIFLYSGFEIIQHFFFDRADKASQEDLSIWKEQIRNTYSQPVLDFQTDQQ
- a CDS encoding helix-turn-helix domain-containing protein gives rise to the protein MQELHPEYRQLKIPVPKEFESIFTYFYYAENSSPDPVTKTLLPSYQTIMLFCFGENAFMTTQEKNTVEVNKCIVLGPVRQAFDYTLPSGTSILVANFKDDAFYRFFGKAIVTANGTHPNEILHDNCFTELWHQMSVFPSPEEKTNHVLEFCKPYLQNQDEIIHLLNHFKDPGLNPIKAIASQTNQSERTIQLKHKTQFGYSSKELIRYNRFLKAITIMEKELLHQRKIEWFNIIDECGYYDQSQLIRDFKHFINLSPSRYLKFQDDICRSGSA
- a CDS encoding GNAT family N-acetyltransferase; translation: MIIRKGNSTDLAEMKRLFTETITSVCKKDYDNDQISAWKSGAGNEERWNNVIENQLVLIAEINEQIAGFCTMDGNYIDLLFVHKNFQRQGIAKKLYTFIEQEARYQKQKFLTAYASKTAKPFFENMGFKILKEQTVNVKGIDLINYKMEKILN
- a CDS encoding TetR/AcrR family transcriptional regulator, encoding MKTKDKILSKAMELFNEKGYNNITTRHIAAELNISAGNLHYHFKHSEDIIKILFSELVLKMDDLLNNLQKIENKTLEDLYHFTFSTYEVFYSFRFIFMNFFDILKHIPAIESQYESINISRKDEFQEIFKGFQKDGIFIEDIPDFIIRGLTTQIFIIADNWIIHNNLAFKLEKDEAIKHYALIQMNLFYPLLTEEQQKLYIAKYICEP